In Macaca fascicularis isolate 582-1 chromosome X, T2T-MFA8v1.1, one DNA window encodes the following:
- the NDUFB11 gene encoding NADH dehydrogenase [ubiquinone] 1 beta subcomplex subunit 11, mitochondrial, whose amino-acid sequence MAAGLFGLSARRLLAAAATRGLPAARVRWESSFSRTVVAPSAVARKRALEPTTQWQEDPEPEDQNLYEKNPDSHGYDKDPVLDVWNMRVVFFFGVSVVLVLGSTYVAYLPDYRMKEWSRREAERLVKYREANGLPLIESNYFDPSKIQLPEDE is encoded by the exons ATGGCGGCTGGGCTGTTTGGTTTGAGCGCTCGCCGTCTTTTGGCGGCAGCGGCAACGCGAGGGCTCCCGGCCGCCCGCGTCCGCTGGGAATCTAGCTTCTCCAGGACTGTGGTCGCCCCGTCCGCTGTGGCGAGAAAGCGGGCCCTGGAACCGACCACACAGTGGCAAGAGGACCCAGAACCCGAAGACCAAAACTTGTATGAGAAG AACCCAGACTCCCATGGTTATGACAAGGACCCCGTTTTAGACGTCTGGAACATGCGAGTTGTCTTCTTCTTTGGCGTCTCCGTCGTCCTGGTCCTTGGCAGCACCTATGTGGCCTATCTGCCTGACTACAG GATGAAAGAGTGGTCCCGCCGCGAAGCTGAGAGACTTGTGAAATACCGAGAGGCCAATGGCCTTCCCCTCATAGAATCCAACTACTTCGACCCCAGCAAGATCCAGCTGCCAGAGGATGAGTGA